The Schistocerca gregaria isolate iqSchGreg1 chromosome X, iqSchGreg1.2, whole genome shotgun sequence nucleotide sequence TAATACACCATATTCGACAGATGCTTGCAGAATATTCAAtgtaatcagagcgatatgtcATCTTATGCTATTATTCAGATCAGGAAAGGTTTGGATACATCCCTGATAAACATGATCTTTCCTATGTCCCCACAATCAGAAGTCACATAGATTTAGGTCGATGCATCTGGAAGGCCAtacatcttgaaattgcctagagatgttCCATTCATTACCAAAAGTTTCTCAAAGCAAATTTTTCACCTAGCGAGTTCTATGTGACTCACTCCATGTTGCATCAAAATAGTGGTGTGGGCACAGCTGCATTCTTGCAAAGCTGGGATCATGTGTTGCAAAAGGAGGTCCTTATAACATACAGATGTCCCTGTACACCTAACAAGCCCACGAGATGCCATCtgctcaaagaaaaatggaccgagaATGAAGTAGCTTTTGAAACCACACCACgcagtcacataagctgagtgcagtggatgttcctgcacaatgtGTGGTGGAGTAGAATCCCGTACATGACCATTCTGTGCATTCATGTCACCatacagagtaaaatgtgcctcatccATCCAAAGATAttccccggccacatgtcatccatttccatgcaagccaaatggttcaaatggctctgagcactatgggactcaactgctgtggtcatcagtcccctagaacttagaactacttaaacctaactaacctaaggacatcacacacatccatgcccaaggcaggattcgaacctgtgaccgtagaagtctcatggtttcggactgcgcgcctagaaccccgagaccactgcggccagcaTGCATGCCAAAAGGCGAATGGCAAGGTCAAGGCATTGTAGCCTGTCTGCGGCTTCATTGGGTGCACATCCTGAATCTTGTGGGGATGCCAGTCTAAAAAGCACTGCAAACGCTTTTCTTTTGAATTgtttggccggctgcggtggtctcgcggttctaggtgcgcagtccggaaccgtgcgactgctacggtcacaggttcgaatcctgccttgggcatggatgtgtgtgatgtccttaggttagttaggtttaagtagttctaagttctaggggactaatgaccacagcagttgagtcccatagtgctcagagccatttgaaccattttgaattgttGATCTGGGGAGAAACAATTGCCATGACATATCTCGAGCACTGATTGCAGAATTTGAAGCATGTGCTGCACAGTCAGTTATAGCTACAGTACCTTCATCAACAACTGTCATGGGGATGGGCTGCCTCCCTCTTCCTGCTGCACAATCTAATTCacatgtttcttcaaatttcttgatcatattctttagcccatttataGACAAAGGGCCTCTTTGCAGCTGTTTCTGTCAGTAATATTCCCACAATGCAGTGCTGCTGTTGCTGCCATTCTGATAAAATAACTTTACCAGCATTAcacagtctttcttctcaatagccattgtgTTTCATATGGAAAACTTCAACTTTCTTAACCCTtcacaccaacagtcacttcacaaaaggaaTCTACATGTGTCACCATGCAATACAGCACATTGACAGTGAAACAGGAAACATTTCGCATTCTGACTCTGCTTAGaatgccatattttcacctggacgcaaaattggaactattaattttttcagcatctccacccccccccccccctccaccaatgCACCAATTACTGTTTCAGGATCCTGCAATTAATACAGTCTGAACTGCAGCACTTggaacactgtcagtttaattataaccaccaggtgCATAGCACTTCACTGCTACAATGTAAGTCAGTGATGAAGGGTCACACGACTGCATGGTAGCAGCTCTACACCATCTACAGGGGTCCAAAGCAACCTGTGTCCTGTGTGCTATCTTAAGGTGGTGATTAATATTCTGTTTGAGAAAGTAACACTCATAAGATGAGATGTAAAACATTGAACTTGCTGTCTTTTCCAAGACAGCATAAGATTTATGATTGCTTAGGAACATTGTTTTTCTAATACAAAATTGTTGAATACAATTAACAGTGAACAGTTTGGAGAATTGATGAAACTATCTGTAGTTGGCGATAATCACCTTTATCCCAGTCAATGAAGACTGAAAACATTTGTGTAGACATGTGGGGGTGGGTGGGTGTTTAAAGATagctttttacatttttcttgaatgactcAAAAACCATGGCTTCTAGTGAAAATGTTTCcatgtacaaaattaaactacattacatttcctacaagaaacgtcttattcttttttttcattttttagggaTAGTTTCTGTGTTGAACGGTATGTAAAAATCATAAATTATTAACAACAGTGTTTTATTGGTATATGATTAATGTTTgctgttaaatgaagtgggttgaAAACAAGTATGACATGTACATGCCACATGTCACATCTAACTGTAGTAGAGCCATAATAAGGGATAAATTATATTCTGGTGGAGTGaaagggtggaggagggggggagggggaggggaagggggagggggggagggagggaaggtagGTCACTGAGTTGTGGTCGTGCACTTCCCTCCTCTGTACATATGCAAACTGAAAATCAAGCAGGCAATTCCTTACTCTCTTGAACCTACTATGTCACAGGAAGCAACTGGACAGTGTTTCAAAAAGTTATACTGACCCTTCTGCAACACTCCTTATGAATCAatgatgacaacatgcacagcacaCCCAGggttgtttattttccacaaaatgcatTAGTGCTACATCAGATACAGATATGATATAGTAATATTACCAACACAAGAAACACAGAAGGACAGATTCCATGTAAATCTCTTCAGATTGTTCTACACAGCTAGAGGGGAAATTGTTTCCTATTCAATTTGCACAATAGCTGTAGTGTTATTCTGGGGAAAGGAGCCTCCTCCATCATGAGCACTCCTCACTTGTCAATTTACAGATATTTCTTTTCTAGCACTTTTATGTGAGTAGGAAAAATAGCTTCACTGAGCTCGTATTTATATAGTGGAGcttttttcagtttattgagtATGTATCTGCAGTTGTTGAGTGAGCTTTTATGTAAAGTACATTCTTGTAAACAATGGGTGAGAAGTGTTTAACTTGTGTGATTTTGTCAGTGACCAATATAGTGTTAGTGGGAATAGGACTGGATAGGTAAACATGCCACTTGGCTGATGGATATCATTGACATGTAACCATGTTTAGTCACTTGGTACTGAATTAATGAATGGCCAGAAAGTCATTGCACTTCTTTCACCAGTAATTGTATTACTGATAGACTTCATTCGGTTCAGGAATTGCTGGCACTTGTAGGGTAGGCTGCACTGATTGCAACCACTTACCACAGATCTACAGTATATCTTATATGGTGGGTGTGAACATATGTGATGGAATTAGACTGATTATGTTCAAGTCTAGAGCACTGACATGCTATAACACATTGCTTGGCttatgttgaaatatctgaagcTCCATAATAAGTAGGTAACCTGCTTCTGCTGCAAAGGGAGACAATTTAAGCTTATGGGCCTCTTCAGATGTTGGGACAGCCGAGGTTGAACATTTCATATGCCTCGTGCTGTGAGAAGTAATCCAGCCATTGATAATGGAGACAATGAAATTAACATTGTCAAATAcatattgacagcatgttacacttgggAGAGGCTCTTCAGTGTTGTACAAAGTTGGCAGCTCTGACTATTCAGTTTATGCATATAATAGCTCAtccaacaactgcaaataagtactcaataagctgaaaataactccactacatAAACATGATCTTGGTAAAATTATTTTGTCTATTCACTTGAGAGAACAGGAAAAGGAATGCTCAGTAGTTGTAATCTTCCTGGCCAGCTACACTAGTCACTGCCATGTTGTGCTGTTGACACAGTTGTCACGGTTGTTGGTCTTACATGTGAGTGCAGCTACTTATTTAGTTATTACTGAATTCATTTTTGTCCAGATCGCTCCCTCTATGTTAGCATCTTTGTTCCATTCCCCTGCATTTGTTTGACATGGGtgtgaacgcccccccccccccccccaaattaatgATTGGCCCAACTGTCATAATTATATGAATACACTACTTTTCACAGTTTTACCTTTAATTTAGGTATGTCAGCTCCACAGTTCTTGTATGCTAGTAGCTCCTGCTCTTGTGTGAAGTTGGtgacacctgaagatgaagctttgtaCATAAAAACTATGCaggcttgttcaaatggttcagtcatgctgattttggttttccattgTTTTCCCATATCATTCTAAGCCAATACTGGGATGATTCACATTGATACACAATAGCTAAAACTTACCCTACTCCTCCGACAttattaaatttcataattttagtaATCATAGCTGTTGTTCTGGTTTCAACATTGTATAATTCACCAGTCATAAgttcttgatttttttaaaaatctggttACATAGTGAGGTATTCTGTGTTCATTTAATACAGATAAAGAGATCTGTTTGAATAAAAATgagcaaagaaataaataaaatattgtgtttGTTTCAGGCAAGTTTAGTGGCAAAAGATACGGAAATATTTGAGCAACTTTTTGCTCTTCAAGAAGCTGTCTTGGATCTGAAAGACCAAGTGGACTATTCAAGTTCAAGTGAATCAGCGTCACCATACCAGTCACCATCTTCAACTCGATCAAATTCTAGCAGTGAAGCTGACCGAAATGTTAGAACTAAGGTGAAGTAGAACATTTTAGTAGTGCAATTAGCAGTTCAACTGTTTTGTAATAATTTATGGATCTGAATAGATGTATTAACTATACACATGCACTTACAGTGACAATTCATGGATTTGCTCTATAATATAATATTCTTCTGTTCAAGTGTCTATTTCTCTGTGTGCAAAATATAAATATAGACTGTAACTCTGCAAAATTAGCTATGCAGCTGAGTATATTTTACAAACTGTTGTTAGATGCTCTGAAACATAATATTATCCAAAAAATGATGTTAGTAACAGGAAAACAAGGACATTCTTCAGTGCTCTATAACATCCTTACAAGAAAATCATAATTCTGGACAGACTACTATCTTATTAAGGCTATTTATTTTTCACCACTCTCATCTTGCATAGTTTGTGTTTGTTTATAGGAAACCTGTTCCTCAATAATGTTTTCGCCACAGTAAACCAGTTACATACTGTCACCTGTATAACAGAGATAAAAGTAAACATGCTTTTTCTCAACACTTCAGTAGGATATACTGTCTCCTGAAGCATGAATGGAATGATGCAGCTCATGCTTACTTTTCAGTCTGTCAATATGCCTTTAACTGTTGTGTCAAGGTCAGACAGTGCTCGGGTAGTTGCTTTACTGCAATGAGGATTGTCAGCATGGGATGTCACCAAATCACAGTACACCACATCATTAAGACATTAACCTACTATTATGAGACATGAAACATTGGAGATCTGCCTCACAGTGATCACCTGTGGTCAACATGAGCTGATCTGCTCCTAACAGATTATGGTTTGTATGTCTCCCAAGAAAAATGCAACAGAACTGTGTGTTGTCTTCTGGAGGCAACGGGAGGGCTGTGTCAACTCATAAACTCATACAGTGCACAGCCATCTCCACATTGTAAAATTGATGTCTAGGTATCTGTAACAAgcaacaacacaagcacccagcacTGTTGTGTGCAAAAAAGGTGGTTGAGGGAACACTTAGTTTGGGACATGGATTAAAGGCTTCAGGTTATCATCACTGACAAGTTCATGACTTGTCTGTTAGGTGATGATTGTTGTAGAACGGTGTGGAGCTGTCTAGTTACCCCTGTAAAGCTTAAACATGAACTCCCACAAGTTCAGCAGAGAGGTGGGTAAGTCACATTTTGGCTCATTATCATTAATAGATGTCAGCTGCCTCTCCCCACTATCAATGAAATTATGATGACAGTGCAGTATCATGAAAGGATCCTCAAGCCTATTATCTGGCCCTACAGTCATCATTTCAGTGATGGGTTCATCTTTGAAGACAACGACACATGAGAATGCCACGACCACCTTGCGAACATTTTCCTCCAGGAAACAGGAATCAAAAAAATGTCACACCATGAATGGGAGAAATTGAATTGAGCATTGTGGTGTCTCAGGAGCCCACCTCACACATTGAATGACCTCAGAAGGATCATtgtaaagaagtgggtcatgtgtGAGCAGCAACGTACTGACCACATTTTGGACAGGAAGCCAAGGGAGATTGAAATATTTTACAGTGAACTGGTTGGAGCAACACCATACTGAACACTACCCAAAAGCAGGTTTTGATTTCAGAGCTACACTATCTGAAAGGCTGCCTTTATTTTGCTTATTGCTTATTATTTATCTTATATTTTAGTTGTAGTTTCATAAGGCttattctttcattccttgttctccTTAAATCTAAATTCAAACATGTTTACACATGATGCTAAACGTTTTCTTTtttgtgggaagggggggggggggggggaaatcagttTATGTGTGTACAATCATTTTGCTAATGTACCATGCACTAAGCCATGGAATAACTAAGGATTGTGCTTTCCAAAGCATATTCAGTCCAAACACCTTCTTTTTCTAGCAGCTGAAAAAGTGAGTTAGGATTTGGCCAACTTGTGTATCTTTTGCACTTTTACAAATTTGATCTGTCACAGAAATCTAAATTCATTCTAGCTCATGGGATGCTCATAGCACTAACAATATATGGGCCAACAATGAAGCATCTTGGAGCTTCTGTACACACAAAAAATGTGATCTTCACTGTTATGTAACTGTATCCTCATGAGACAGGGCACAATGCATGCTTCATAGGAGGTTCATTGGCAGCTTTTAAAGGAGATGATGGTATTATCCTCACAGTTACAGCATTGTACACCATAGTTCttcatacagggtggttataaaacTACTGTTTACTTGTGCCTGAGTTAAAACATTATTTTGTATTCATCAAATGAAATCTGTGACTTGTGAATAATAGTGTTATAGTGTTTAgctgtatttatttactttataaatTTTAGCATAATTCTTTTGTTTTAAGGTgtaaatttatttgtgtgtgtgtgtgtgtgtgtgtgtgtgtgtgtgtgtgtgtgtgtgtgtgcacaagcaCCCATGTGTACACATGCACAGTACTAATTGTTGTCATCATTTCAGAGATCAGCTAGCTTCGTACGACAGCATGTGTCCTACCCACCTATAAAACGCAACCGATCTAATCGCATGAAAGCCACAACACCCCAACATGGCTGCCAAGATTCTTATGACTCTGGGATTCACACTTCAGATCATGAAATATTTGTGTGATTGCTCTCATGTTCTGTGTATTATCAATGTGTACAGATCTTATTATCTGTAAACTGTTTTGGATTGAAGACAGGAAAGAACTACAGTAAATATTCATTGTATAAATGAGTCAGTTCAACAGCAACATAATAACAAAATGTtacatattttcacattatgaTGTGAGCTACTTATAAGTACAAGTTCTGAGAAGGACTAATGTTTCATTATTACTGTGTTTATATTAtgttggaaataaaaatatttatttgagaATGTCATCAATTAAATGTTTTAAGTTTTGGTAAACAGAAAAGTACATTGAAAGGGCATTTCTTTATGATGAGTAGTAGATATTAAGTTATGGTACTAGTAGTACTCGGAGTTACATTCGTCCATGGATCACATTTACAAAGATACTGAGATTGTCATGACtctaaagttaaaaaacataaataTTAGCCTTATGTGCAGAGATTCACGTACTTACTGGCCTACTTTGACAAGTATGGAACATATGGTCAGCCATGGCATCATAGTAGGAAATGTCATATCATTTGTCTGAAGTTATTTAAGGAagcaacagaaaacataaatcaggatggtcagatgaAGATTAAAGACGGACTCCAACCTCATGAATGTACGGCCAACCTGTTAAAAACTGTGCAGTTTGATTCATTTTATCCATAGTGTTCAGTTCTGTATTGTTTATAATTCTTCCAAATAAGTTATTTAATAACATATGATGTCTCATGAGAAATGGTCTGTATTCATGGACATTACAGAAATGATCATTCAAagtaaaaagtctagtaaacatgagctctaacatgcataccttaagaactttgagcacttcttcatctttgatactgtcaaacaaatctcttctattgctttACAGATTTTGAGAGGTATTAGTATAGACAAAATCAAGAGAAacatgttcagtaaacatgggctctaaaacacataccttaagagctatgaacacttgttcatcttcactattgtaaaacacaactcttctaccaacatgtgcttatagctcttaaggtatacattttacagcccatatttactagacattattttctttttttggtctgTTATGCCTCCTTcacaaatatggaaagcaaagatcttgcagtagaagaggtttgtttcacagtattgaagatgaagagatgttcatatctcttaaggtatgtacTTTATGGCTAATGTTCACTACAATTATTTTTTCCCCCAAATAATCATTCCTGTCCTATCCCTAAATATTGGCTTTCTTATATCCTACATCAATTATTCATTTCTCAAAATCAATCACTGCATCCACTTCACAAATAGTTTCACAATGCAAAAGCTACTGTTACACTCTTCATTCATTTCTCAACATTAATCACTGCTCATTTTGCACACATGCACTATACATCCAAATAATAACCTGACATCTGGACCATTACAATTATATTCGGTTCCTATTTTGTGTACTATAACATCCCATTTGATGGCCTAAAACCTGAATCTGCATCTCTCCATAATAAGTGAGATGTTGAGTCAGAAAGAGGATGAGATGTTCATATTATCCATTGCAGAGCTATGATATAAGGTTTACCAGGATAACAAAAACATTCTAGTGCAAAAattccatttttaaacaattttgtttTATAATCTTCTTAGGCATTTGATAGTACAATTTTATTCATTGATAGGAAATACTCTTTAGAGTTTTATGTCTATTTTTTCTTAGCAAATGTGAGTTTAGTCTAGATCTTATTCCAGAGTGATGTACAGAAGTGTTCCTGCAGTAATTAAGAGGGCTTTGTTTTGTGTAAAATTGACTGGTAAATGTACTCACATGGTGTAGTTAAAATCCCCAATGTTTTGAACAGATTGTTACAGTAAGCCTGATTATTAGTTCTGGTTAATATTGTTATGACCCTTTCCTGTAGTTGAACACTGCAATCCTGTTTTGTGTATTTGTAACAAAGAAACAACTTCCACAGCTAATACCTGATTGTGCATACAAATAGTAAAAGTCACAGACTGTTGCACTACGTGAAAGGGCTCTAAGGGCATAATGTACTCATGGCACTCAGTTTATAAGTATATTTGTATGTTCACAGCACTAAACCAGACAACTAGTATTTACTTTTAGAAATATTGTTTGTTTTATAATCTATAAGGGTATCATCTATATTTAATTTGACAGTATCATTTTCCCTCTTCACATAGAAAATGatggaatttattttctttatgttcactTTAACTTTACTGCATATTGATGAAGTGTAACCTTCCTTGGTCTtttttttctcagtgactataacatTGTTGTCAGCAGCAATGATAATTTTTTCCCTTG carries:
- the LOC126299001 gene encoding uncharacterized protein LOC126299001, translated to MAAAAAVQDPELAFRFYDRWRRRNEALARRWLNEPLCQEGQPPAIFHSLHCKIQLLRQEIASLVAKDTEIFEQLFALQEAVLDLKDQVDYSSSSESASPYQSPSSTRSNSSSEADRNVRTKRSASFVRQHVSYPPIKRNRSNRMKATTPQHGCQDSYDSGIHTSDHEIFV